Proteins co-encoded in one Pseudoliparis swirei isolate HS2019 ecotype Mariana Trench chromosome 7, NWPU_hadal_v1, whole genome shotgun sequence genomic window:
- the ascc2 gene encoding activating signal cointegrator 1 complex subunit 2 — translation MACAQVPLDEQQVTEPGSLGKEQTLPALHPARKEERCFVPYKSPPQDGDPAEAEEFMEHAKFITEDLDWLLALPHDKFWCQVVFDESLQRCLDSYLHHAPRSLDLAPLPSSPAVVEMQRSVHRAVFLTFLRMATHKESKENFLTPAVFGEIIYENFLFDIPKILDLCVLFGKGNGQLLHKMIENIFTQQPSYYSDLIETVPTVVQVFDTILEKCGLLCEAAEPLKLNAHKQPTAMTMSQQDLVDLVLYLCDSTTTIHAFLDIFPTACSSFHADGFLARLTSFYEAAVPDLERAVRKRSFEDKGLQEDLWKRLSHSCRQIVETAHLLLHHSCLQPILEGGENMQTFAEELLQHFTSFLPEKRFLSDYDEQFPIADDISLLQQALPAIDETRTSYLLQGVQSAWDGVGRRRPHGQTRPRGTAGGAGGGASSSSFKLQEPEGGESLKGAEAPTAVPQTGGDSAGCMVSEAELESLLSVIRELLPELGEGFLLRCLQQYDYSSELVINNLLEGRLTPALEQMDRAMPRPVKEKVPDVLDVRSNVFDDDEFDVFRREQVDMSRVWKGRRKGENAREMLNDKQHIAQQKARYQAYETVVDEVVLQPGETGEAYAVDAYDDEYDDTYDMSQVGANDLDGDSLLSRRPFTIPQILRKGNKPELEEEGEDEEEEETLQNNVNRDQFVQDPALLRERAEARRAAMHQRKGFRPEPRPSGVVGQPKGQGQNKETLLDRRKKEAQKGRGANHNRRNMADRKRNKGMIPS, via the exons ATGGCGTGCGCCCAGGTGCCACTGGATGAGCAGCAGGTGACCGAGCCGGGCTCGCTGGGGAAAGAGCAAACGCTGCCGGCGCTG CACCCGGCCAGGAAGGAGGAGCGCTGCTTCGTGCCTTACAAATCCCCGCCGCAGGACGGTGATCCCGCCGAGGCGGAGGAGTTCATGGAACATGCCAAATTCATCACGGAGGACCTGGACTGGCTGCTGGCGCTGCCCCATGACAAGTTCTGGTGTCAG GTGGTGTTTGACGAGTCTCTGCAGAGGTGCCTAGACTCGTACCTGCACCACGCTCCCCGCAGCCTCGACCTCGCCCCGCTGCCCTCCTCTCCGGCGGTGGTCGAGATGCAGCGCTCCGTGCACCGGGCCGTCTTCTTGACCTTCCTCCGGATGGCCACGCACAAAGAGTCCAAG GAGAACTTCCTCACCCCTGCGGTGTTTGGAGAAATTATCTATGAGAACTTCCTGTTCGACATTCCCAAAATCCTGGATCTTTGTGTGCTCTTTGGGAAAGGGAACGGTCAGCTGCTGCACAAGATGATAG AGAACATCTTTACGCAGCAGCCGTCGTACTACAGCGACCTGATTGAGACGGTCCCCACCGTGGTACAG gtATTCGACACCATCCTGGAAAAGTGTGGTCTCCTCTGTGAGGCCGCGGAGCCGCTGAAGCTGAATGCACACAAACAGCCCACTGCCATGACCATGAGCCAGCAg GACCTCGTGGACCTCGTCCTCTACCTGTGTgactccaccaccaccatccaCGCCTTCCTGGACATCTTCCCCACCGCCTGCTCCAGCTTCCACGCCGACGGCTTCCTGGCCAG ACTGACCTCGTTCTATGAGGCCGCCGTGCCCGACTTGGAGAGggcggtgaggaagaggagctttgAGGACAAAGG tctccAGGAGGACTTGTGGAAGAGGTTGTCTCACTCCTGCCGTCAGATCGTGGAGACGGCTCACCTGCTGCTGCACCACAGCTGCCTGCAGCCCATCCTGGAGGG GGGAGAAAACATGCAGACCTTTGCGGAGGAGCTCCTCCAACATTTCACCTCTTTTTTACCAGAGAAAAG gtTCTTGTCGGACTACGACGAGCAGTTCCCCATCGCCGACGACATCAGCCTCCTGCAGCAGGCGCTGCCCGCCAT cgATGAGACCAGGACGTCCTACCTGCTCCAGGGGGTGCAGAGCGCCTGGGACGGGGTGGGGCGGCGGAGGCCCCACGGCCAGACTCGGCCCCGGGGGACAgcgggtggtgctggtggtggggcCTCCTCATCGAGCTTTAAACTCCAGGAgccagaaggaggagagagcctGAAGGGAGCGGAGGCCCCGACGGCTGTTCCCCAAACAGGAGGCGAT tctgctGGCTGCATGGTGAGTGAGGCGGAGCTTGAGTCTCTGCTGTCGGTCATCAGGGAGCTGCTCCCCGAGCTGGGTGAAGGGTTCCTGCTGCGCTGCCTGCAGCAGTACGACTACAGCTCCGAGCTGGTCATCAACAACCTGCTGGAGGGCCGGCTGACCCCCGCGCTGGAGCAGATGGACCGGGCCATgcccag gccaGTGAAGGAGAAGGTTCCAGATGTTCTGGACGTCAGGTCCAACGTGTTTGACGACGATGAGTTTGACGTGTTCCGCCGTGAGCAGGTGGACATGTCTCGCGTCTGGAAGGGCCGGAG gaaaggagagaacgctCGCGAGATGCTGAACGACAAGCAGCACATCGCGCAGCAGAAGGCTCGGTACCAGGCCTACGAGACGGTGGTGGACGAGGTCGTGCTGCAGCCGGGGGAAACGGGCGAGGCCTACGCGGTGGATGCCTACGACGACGAGTACGACGACACCTATGACATGAGCCAGGTGGGCGCCAACGACCTGGACGGGGACAGCCTGCTGAGCAGAAG GCCTTTCACGATTCCACAGATCCTGAGAAAAGGAAACAAACCagagttggaggaggagggtgaagatgaagaggaagaagagacacTGCAG AACAATGTGAACCGGGACCAGTTTGTCCAGGACCCGGCGCTGCTGAGGGAGCGGGCCGAAGCCAGGAGAGCCGCCATGCATCAAAGGAAAGG TTTCCGTCCGGAGCCGCGTCCCAGCGGCGTGGTGGGTCAGCCCAAAGGTCAAGGCCAGAACAAGGAGACGCTCCTGGACCGCCGCAAGAAGGAGGCGCAGAAGGGCCGCGGGGCCAACCACAACCGCCGCAACATGGCTGACCGCAAGAGGAACAAAGGGATGATCCCCTCGTGA
- the rnf215 gene encoding RING finger protein 215, with the protein MALARCRCWCRLWATLPLVLLRWPGPLVAAEQVALVEVFLEQRPVVSALLQGEVVVESGRSAEDREELQGELVLVQVAEETQASGGGGGGVTGEDDTKEQELWIGVVPLEVDQNKASSTGRQESFTDTMVKKMKRALVLGASALIILALNQKTVSEMDLSQVLSKPVIVIQTSENVTKLIGALLRGLQATAKITYETILQDNLGATLTLWSSCGRARGGPYGEWQGVICTGETNSQVQKYLQQLWDTVLLVALVLSTGVIVQARWQNQNQDQQRNEDSELFPKQDVLKTMSSLKTKTYRRPDPRCDPTQPVETDDCAVCLEPFNNNQCLRVLPCLHEYHRDCVDPWLLLHHTCPLCKRSIIGSAHRDG; encoded by the exons ATGGCTTTAGCTCGCTGCCGCTGTTGGTGCCGCCTCTGGGCGACGTTACCGCTCGTCCTGCTGCGGTGGCCCGGGCCGCTGGTGGCGGCGGAGCAGGTCGCTCTGGTGGAGGTGTTCCTGGAGCAGCGGCCCGTCGTCAGCGCGCTGCTCCagggggaggtggtggtggagtccGGCAGGAGCGCCGAGGAccgggaggagctgcagggagaACTGGTCCTG GTTCAAGTGGCCGAGGAGACGCAggcgagcggaggaggaggaggaggagtaacgGGGGAGGACGACACCAAGGAGCAGGAGCTGTGGATCGGGGTGGTGCCGCTGGAGGTGGACCAAAACAAAGCCTCCTCCACCGGACGCCAGGAGTCCTTCACCGACACCATGGTCAAAAAA ATGAAGCGAGCGCTGGTCCTTGGGGCGTCTGCGCTGATCATTCTGGCTCTCAACCAGAAGACTGTCAGCGAG ATGGATCTGTCGCAGGTGCTGTCCAAGCCCGTCATCGTGATCCAAACATCTGAGAATGTCACCAAGCTCATCGGAGCTCTGCTCAG ggGCCTTCAAGCCACAGCGAAAATTACCTACGAGACGATCCTGCAGGACAACCTG GGAGCCACGCTCACGCTGTGGTCCAGCTGCGGCCGTGCGAGAGGAGGTCCCTACGGAGAGTGGCAGGGGGTCATCTGCACGGGAGAGACCAACTCTCAGGTCCAG aagtacctgcagcagctgtggGACACGGTCCTCCTGGTGGCGCTGGTCCTCAGCACCGGGGTCATCGTTCAGGCTCGCtggcagaaccagaaccaggaccagcagCGCAACGAGGACTCGGAG CTCTTCCCCAAACAGGACGTGCTGAAGACGATGTCGTCCCTGAAGACCAAAACGTACCGGCGGCCCGACCCGCGGTGCGACCCGACCCAGCCGGTGGAGACGGACGACTGTGCGGTCTGCCTGGAGCCGTTCAACAACAACCAG TGTCTCCGGGTGCTGCCTTGTCTCCACGAGTACCACAGGGACTGTGTGGACCcctggctgctgctgcatcACACCTGTCCTCTGTGCAAGCGCAGCATCATCG GCAGCGCTCACAGAGACGGTTAA